Proteins co-encoded in one Kutzneria chonburiensis genomic window:
- a CDS encoding ABC transporter ATP-binding protein — MADVLAAQGVGVDYSTPAGTVTAIDDVTVVVPDNGITVFAGPSGSGKSTLLRVLALVERPTRGAVDLSGETVSRRSHRQLRALRRQTIALMFQNPMENLLPELTAAQNVIAAAQSAGRTADLGLLGVVGLDGMGDYRVPALSGGQQQRLALCCALARDPKVVLADEPTSQLDDASAGLVLESLKVLVDRGVPVAVASHDDRLISLADRVVRMESGRVA, encoded by the coding sequence GTGGCTGATGTCCTTGCCGCCCAAGGGGTCGGTGTCGACTACTCGACGCCGGCCGGCACCGTGACGGCGATCGACGATGTCACGGTTGTGGTGCCCGACAACGGGATCACGGTATTCGCCGGCCCGTCCGGCTCGGGCAAGTCGACGCTGCTGCGCGTGCTGGCGCTGGTCGAGCGGCCAACGCGGGGCGCTGTGGATCTCAGCGGTGAGACGGTGAGCCGGCGTTCGCACCGGCAACTCCGAGCGCTGCGGCGTCAGACCATCGCGCTGATGTTCCAGAACCCCATGGAGAATCTGCTCCCGGAGCTCACTGCCGCGCAGAACGTCATTGCCGCTGCGCAGAGTGCTGGTCGCACAGCCGATCTCGGGTTGCTCGGCGTTGTCGGGCTCGATGGCATGGGCGATTACCGCGTGCCGGCGCTGTCCGGTGGGCAGCAGCAACGGCTGGCGCTGTGCTGCGCGCTGGCCCGTGATCCCAAGGTCGTGCTGGCCGACGAACCGACCTCACAGCTGGACGACGCGTCGGCCGGTCTGGTACTGGAATCGCTGAAAGTATTGGTGGACCGGGGAGTTCCGGTCGCGGTCGCCTCGCACGACGACCGTCTGATCAGCCTGGCCGACCGCGTGGTGCGGATGGAATCTGGGCGGGTGGCGTGA
- a CDS encoding ABC transporter ATP-binding protein, protein MALVAQGIGRSFRQVEVLRGVDLAVAPGEFVTIGGPSGSGKSALLSILCGFDRPDVGSVLIRDVELDGAPSWQRCAVLPQALGLAGELTLAENTALPLLLTGSPEAKSRSVAVLTELGIGELADRYPNEVSYGQQQRAALARAIVVEPEVLLADEPTAHVDQASAEVVLTVLRRVADRGTAVIAATHDPRVHAVADRQLRLDKGRLVA, encoded by the coding sequence ATGGCGCTGGTGGCGCAGGGGATCGGCCGGTCCTTCCGGCAGGTCGAGGTGCTGCGCGGGGTGGACCTCGCGGTGGCGCCGGGTGAGTTCGTCACGATCGGCGGACCGTCCGGCTCCGGCAAGAGCGCGCTGCTGTCCATCCTGTGCGGCTTCGACCGGCCGGACGTCGGCAGCGTGCTCATCCGTGACGTGGAACTGGACGGCGCGCCGAGCTGGCAGCGCTGCGCCGTGCTGCCGCAGGCCCTCGGGCTGGCCGGCGAGCTGACGTTGGCGGAGAACACCGCGCTGCCGCTGCTGCTGACCGGGTCGCCGGAGGCCAAGTCGCGCAGCGTCGCCGTGCTGACCGAGCTCGGCATCGGCGAACTCGCCGACCGGTACCCGAACGAGGTGTCCTACGGCCAGCAGCAGCGGGCGGCGCTGGCCCGGGCGATCGTCGTCGAGCCCGAGGTGCTGCTGGCCGACGAGCCCACCGCGCACGTCGACCAGGCCAGCGCCGAAGTCGTGCTGACCGTGCTGCGGCGGGTCGCCGACCGCGGCACCGCCGTGATCGCCGCGACGCACGATCCCCGGGTGCACGCCGTGGCCGATCGGCAGCTTCGGCTGGACAAGGGTCGCCTCGTGGCGTAG
- a CDS encoding SIR2 family NAD-dependent protein deacylase: MRDAMRLIGGAWRITVLTGAGVSTSSGIPDFRGPNGVWTKDPEAQRLSSLQDYLADPAVRVQAWRSRAVHPAWTAEPNAAHAALVELERSGRLRALLTQNIDGLHQKAGSQAVVELHGSLIETECLSCGDRRPMTEALGRVAAGEADPPCLVCGGLLKSATISFGQELDQDVLRRAQQATLDCDLFLAAGTSLTVFPAAALPELAVRAGAALLICNAEPTPFDDLADAVVRAPLTESLPALVAAETIEPRGRLSTWGDPATW, encoded by the coding sequence ATGCGGGACGCGATGCGACTGATCGGCGGGGCCTGGCGCATCACTGTGCTCACCGGGGCCGGTGTGTCGACGTCGTCCGGGATTCCCGATTTCCGCGGGCCGAACGGCGTGTGGACCAAGGATCCCGAGGCGCAGCGGCTGTCGTCCTTGCAGGACTACCTCGCCGACCCTGCAGTACGGGTTCAGGCCTGGCGCAGCCGGGCCGTGCACCCGGCCTGGACGGCCGAGCCCAATGCCGCGCACGCGGCGCTGGTCGAGCTCGAACGCTCCGGCCGGCTGCGGGCGTTGCTCACGCAGAACATCGACGGCCTGCACCAGAAAGCCGGTTCTCAGGCGGTCGTGGAGCTGCACGGATCGTTGATCGAGACGGAGTGCCTGAGCTGCGGTGACCGGCGGCCGATGACCGAGGCCCTCGGCCGTGTCGCCGCCGGCGAGGCCGATCCGCCGTGCCTGGTGTGCGGCGGACTTCTCAAGTCGGCGACCATCTCGTTCGGGCAGGAGCTCGACCAGGACGTGCTGCGGCGGGCCCAGCAGGCCACGTTGGACTGCGATCTGTTCCTCGCCGCCGGCACCTCGCTGACCGTCTTCCCGGCCGCCGCGCTGCCGGAGTTGGCCGTACGGGCCGGGGCCGCGCTGCTGATCTGCAACGCCGAGCCCACCCCGTTCGACGACCTCGCCGACGCCGTGGTGCGTGCGCCGCTGACCGAGTCACTGCCCGCTTTGGTGGCCGCTGAAACGATCGAGCCGCGTGGTCGCCTGTCGACGTGGGGCGATCCGGCCACTTGGTAG
- a CDS encoding AMP-binding protein encodes MRVPLTVSDFLDRAATVLADSVAIVDEPAQPADPVATTTYRELAGRVRAWQAGLDALGVGEGERVAVVSHNSARLMELLHAVPASGRICVPVNFRLRADEIAYIVEHSGASVLLVDPELDDPLKGVTAPHRFVLGAETEQLMRFDTEPRPWSAPDEDATATINYTSGTTARPKGVQLTHRNIWTNAVTFAMHVRAWERDVYMHTLPMFHCNGWGMPYGLTGVGARHIVLRKVDGTEILRRVQDHGVTLMCGAPAVWNAVLDAAQTWSGEIPGRDKVRIVCAGAPPPTRTIARVQDELGWEFLQIYGLTETSPLLTFNRTRPQDVDLPPLERAAKLSRAGGAALGARIAISDSGEVLARSNVVLEGYWENPDATADALADGWFHTGDGGSLDEEGHLVISDRRKDVIITGGENVSSIEVEDCLFSHPAVAEVAVIGVPDEKWGETIKALVVLSAEATEAELIAHCKQRLAGYKAPTSVEFREAIPRTATGKIQKYKLREPYWSGRDRKVN; translated from the coding sequence ATGCGGGTCCCACTCACCGTCAGTGACTTCCTGGACCGTGCAGCGACGGTCCTCGCCGACAGCGTCGCGATCGTGGACGAGCCGGCCCAGCCGGCCGATCCCGTCGCCACCACCACCTACCGCGAGCTGGCCGGGCGGGTTCGCGCCTGGCAGGCCGGCCTGGACGCGTTGGGCGTCGGCGAGGGCGAGCGGGTCGCCGTCGTCAGCCACAACTCGGCGCGGTTGATGGAGTTGCTGCACGCCGTGCCGGCCAGCGGGCGCATCTGCGTGCCGGTCAACTTCCGGCTGCGGGCCGACGAGATCGCCTACATCGTCGAGCACAGCGGCGCGTCCGTGCTGTTGGTCGACCCCGAGCTGGACGACCCTCTCAAGGGCGTGACGGCGCCGCACCGGTTCGTGTTGGGGGCGGAGACCGAGCAGCTCATGCGCTTCGACACCGAGCCGCGGCCGTGGTCGGCGCCGGACGAGGACGCCACCGCCACGATCAACTACACCTCCGGCACCACCGCGCGGCCCAAGGGCGTGCAGCTGACGCACCGCAACATCTGGACCAACGCCGTCACCTTCGCCATGCACGTTCGGGCGTGGGAGCGGGATGTCTATATGCACACGCTGCCGATGTTCCACTGCAACGGCTGGGGCATGCCGTACGGGTTGACCGGCGTCGGCGCGCGGCACATCGTGCTGCGCAAGGTCGACGGCACCGAGATCCTCCGGCGCGTTCAGGACCACGGCGTGACCCTGATGTGCGGCGCGCCGGCCGTGTGGAACGCCGTTCTCGACGCCGCCCAGACCTGGTCCGGCGAGATTCCCGGGCGCGACAAGGTTCGCATCGTCTGCGCCGGCGCTCCGCCGCCCACCCGGACCATCGCTCGCGTGCAGGACGAGCTGGGGTGGGAGTTCCTCCAGATCTACGGTCTGACCGAGACGTCGCCTCTGCTCACCTTCAACCGCACCCGGCCGCAGGACGTCGACCTGCCGCCGTTGGAGCGCGCCGCCAAGCTCTCCCGCGCCGGCGGGGCCGCCCTCGGCGCCCGGATCGCCATCTCCGACAGCGGTGAGGTGCTCGCCCGGTCCAATGTGGTGCTCGAAGGCTACTGGGAGAACCCTGACGCGACCGCCGATGCGTTGGCCGACGGATGGTTCCACACCGGTGACGGCGGTTCCCTCGACGAGGAGGGCCATCTCGTCATCTCCGACCGCCGCAAGGACGTCATCATCACCGGCGGCGAGAACGTGTCGTCCATCGAGGTCGAGGACTGCCTGTTCAGCCACCCCGCCGTCGCCGAGGTCGCGGTCATCGGCGTGCCCGACGAGAAGTGGGGCGAGACCATCAAGGCCCTCGTCGTGCTCTCCGCCGAGGCCACCGAGGCCGAGCTCATCGCCCACTGCAAGCAGCGCCTCGCCGGCTACAAGGCCCCCACCTCCGTCGAGTTCCGCGAGGCCATCCCCCGCACGGCCACCGGCAAGATCCAGAAGTACAAGCTCCGCGAGCCGTACTGGAGCGGCCGGGACCGTAAGGTCAACTGA
- a CDS encoding methyltransferase domain-containing protein: protein MSRYLLDNRRPEAGERFVALAELFDPWTFRHLDDVGLGAGWWCWEVGAGGVSVPNGLAERVGPGGRVLATDIDVSWTEPAAGGALEVRRHDVTTDPPPAEQFDLVHARLVLVHLEDRAAALQVMVDALRPGGWLVIEDADPALQPLACPDERGPAEELANRLRAATRALMVERGADLAYGRTLPRLLRESDLLDVRAEAYFPIGSPACTVLEAATMHHVRDQLLSAGLATPEEIETHLENLAAGDLQLMLAPMVTAWGRKPTP from the coding sequence GTGAGCCGCTATCTGCTGGACAACCGCCGCCCGGAAGCCGGTGAACGGTTCGTCGCGCTGGCCGAGCTGTTCGATCCGTGGACGTTCCGCCATCTCGACGACGTGGGCCTCGGCGCGGGCTGGTGGTGCTGGGAGGTCGGCGCCGGCGGCGTCTCGGTGCCGAACGGCCTGGCCGAGCGGGTCGGGCCCGGCGGCCGGGTGCTGGCCACCGACATCGACGTGTCGTGGACCGAGCCCGCGGCCGGCGGTGCACTGGAGGTCCGTCGTCACGACGTGACGACCGACCCGCCCCCGGCCGAGCAGTTCGACCTGGTCCACGCCCGCCTGGTGCTCGTTCACCTGGAGGATCGCGCGGCCGCGTTGCAGGTCATGGTCGATGCGCTCCGGCCGGGCGGCTGGCTGGTGATCGAGGATGCGGACCCCGCGCTGCAACCGCTGGCCTGTCCGGACGAGCGCGGTCCCGCCGAGGAGTTGGCCAACCGTCTGCGCGCCGCAACCCGCGCGCTGATGGTCGAGCGCGGCGCCGACCTCGCCTACGGGCGCACGCTGCCCAGGCTGCTGCGTGAGTCGGACCTGCTGGACGTTCGCGCGGAGGCTTACTTCCCGATCGGATCACCCGCCTGCACCGTCCTGGAAGCCGCCACCATGCACCACGTTCGCGACCAGTTGCTGAGCGCGGGACTGGCGACCCCTGAGGAGATCGAGACCCACCTGGAGAACCTCGCCGCCGGCGACCTACAGCTCATGCTGGCCCCGATGGTCACTGCCTGGGGCCGGAAACCGACGCCTTGA
- a CDS encoding MerR family transcriptional regulator, which produces MNELYPIGDVARRTGLSVSAIRFYADEGVVTPSGHTEGGFRLYDVHAIARLELVRTLRDLGAGLDDIRRVLAEQTTLHDLAVAHLRLVEDQLRQFRARRAVLRTIVRQHTTTEQVSLMHKLASMSDDDRDQLITRFWDFVTDGLDVHPGYVEQLRDRRPHLPDEPTTAQLEAWIELAEVVQDDQFRTALRDHLHRIFGTEQGKLMTSPEMMAHAETQRQLFLEAQAAQQAGVPTTSPQARDIAERTAAHRAEMVAAMTGRHDAAKSRRSMVDFDRGRAAELRARMTGLNLITRYGALVATINGTPQPDPERTTTVQEWLAAALRHDPA; this is translated from the coding sequence GTGAACGAGCTCTATCCCATCGGGGACGTCGCCCGCCGCACCGGCCTGAGCGTGAGCGCGATCAGGTTCTACGCCGACGAGGGCGTCGTCACGCCCAGCGGCCATACCGAGGGCGGCTTCCGGCTGTACGACGTGCACGCCATCGCCCGTCTCGAACTCGTGCGCACCTTGCGTGATCTCGGCGCCGGTCTGGACGACATCCGCCGGGTGCTGGCCGAGCAGACCACCCTGCACGACCTGGCCGTCGCGCATCTGCGGCTGGTCGAGGACCAGCTGCGCCAGTTCCGGGCCCGCCGCGCGGTGCTGCGGACCATCGTGCGCCAACACACCACTACGGAGCAGGTGAGCCTGATGCACAAGCTCGCGTCGATGTCCGACGACGACCGCGACCAGCTCATCACCCGGTTCTGGGACTTCGTGACCGACGGCCTCGACGTCCACCCCGGCTACGTCGAGCAGCTGCGCGACCGGCGGCCGCACCTGCCCGACGAGCCCACCACCGCACAGCTCGAGGCCTGGATCGAGCTGGCCGAGGTCGTGCAGGACGACCAGTTCCGCACGGCGCTGCGCGATCACCTGCACCGGATCTTCGGCACCGAGCAGGGCAAGCTGATGACCTCGCCGGAGATGATGGCGCATGCCGAGACGCAGCGGCAGCTCTTCCTGGAGGCCCAGGCGGCGCAGCAGGCCGGTGTGCCTACGACGTCACCGCAGGCCCGGGACATCGCCGAGCGCACGGCCGCCCACCGCGCCGAAATGGTCGCCGCCATGACCGGGCGGCACGACGCCGCCAAGTCCCGGCGCAGCATGGTCGACTTCGACCGGGGCCGGGCGGCCGAGCTCCGGGCCAGGATGACCGGGCTGAACCTGATCACCCGGTACGGCGCCTTGGTGGCGACGATCAACGGCACGCCCCAGCCGGATCCCGAACGAACGACGACGGTGCAGGAATGGCTGGCCGCCGCCCTGCGTCACGACCCCGCCTGA
- a CDS encoding NlpC/P60 family protein, which yields MVRAAVLAGVVLALVMGSAGAGSAAPPPPNNPSDTDISAGQDAVKDKAAKVGDLSNQLAAADAKLEDLQSQVEARMEEVNKARVDLETAQAAAQQAGDEAAAAKLESDAASKAMDDARKRLDDFAAASFSQGSAVGGFSALFDATSPDNLLARVQMLNAVSESELKAMDVTQRAEVDRANKESASRKAVQVAKEKQDAADAAKRKVDAAMAAAVAARQSEAAQEKQLQSSKSDMEGQLSAAQANVTDLQAQRQRYVDWQAQKKKEEEAAAAAAAAAAASRPVGNRPAPPPRPVPVAAAGRAAAVIGRAMAELGMPYAWGGGTPSGPSRGISDGGGDADYYGDYNKIGFDCSGLMVYAFAGVGIYLPHYSGYQYYAGQHVPLSQMAPGDMLFYGNPSNIHHVTMYIGGGRMIEAPYSGSYVRVVPVRWGEIMPYATRVL from the coding sequence GTGGTTCGAGCAGCGGTGCTGGCCGGGGTGGTGCTGGCCCTGGTGATGGGCTCGGCCGGAGCGGGCAGCGCGGCGCCCCCGCCGCCGAACAACCCTTCGGACACCGACATCAGTGCCGGCCAGGACGCGGTCAAGGACAAGGCGGCGAAGGTCGGCGACCTGAGCAACCAGCTGGCGGCCGCGGACGCGAAGCTCGAAGACCTCCAGTCCCAGGTCGAAGCCCGGATGGAAGAGGTCAACAAGGCCCGGGTCGACCTCGAAACGGCGCAGGCGGCGGCGCAGCAGGCTGGCGACGAGGCGGCGGCGGCCAAGCTGGAGTCGGACGCGGCGTCGAAGGCGATGGACGACGCCCGCAAGCGCCTCGACGACTTCGCGGCGGCCAGTTTCTCGCAGGGCAGTGCGGTCGGCGGCTTCTCGGCCCTGTTCGACGCGACCAGCCCCGACAACCTGCTGGCCCGCGTGCAGATGCTGAACGCCGTCAGCGAGTCGGAGCTCAAGGCGATGGACGTGACGCAGCGGGCCGAGGTGGACCGCGCGAACAAGGAGTCGGCCAGCCGCAAGGCAGTGCAGGTGGCCAAGGAGAAGCAGGACGCGGCCGACGCGGCCAAGCGCAAGGTGGACGCGGCGATGGCGGCGGCGGTGGCCGCGCGGCAGAGCGAGGCGGCGCAGGAGAAGCAGCTCCAGTCGTCCAAGTCGGACATGGAGGGCCAGCTGTCGGCGGCCCAGGCCAACGTCACCGACCTCCAGGCCCAGCGCCAGCGCTACGTCGACTGGCAGGCGCAGAAGAAGAAGGAAGAAGAAGCGGCTGCGGCGGCCGCTGCTGCGGCGGCGGCCTCGCGACCGGTGGGCAACCGGCCGGCCCCGCCGCCGCGCCCGGTGCCGGTCGCGGCCGCCGGACGGGCGGCGGCGGTGATCGGCCGCGCGATGGCCGAGCTGGGTATGCCGTACGCGTGGGGCGGCGGCACGCCGAGCGGCCCGAGCCGCGGCATCAGCGACGGCGGCGGCGACGCCGACTACTACGGCGACTACAACAAGATCGGCTTCGACTGCTCCGGCCTGATGGTCTACGCCTTCGCCGGCGTCGGCATCTACCTGCCGCACTACAGCGGCTACCAGTACTACGCCGGCCAGCACGTGCCGCTGTCCCAGATGGCCCCGGGCGACATGCTGTTCTACGGCAACCCCAGCAACATCCACCACGTCACCATGTACATCGGCGGTGGCCGCATGATCGAGGCGCCGTACTCCGGCTCCTATGTACGCGTGGTACCGGTGCGCTGGGGCGAGATCATGCCGTACGCCACGCGCGTCCTCTGA
- a CDS encoding MFS transporter: MGRDFGWLWAAYAASTVGTWFAFDAFPLVAILVLHSTPAEVSLLAAAGLIVGALVAVPLGPWVEFRRKRPVMVAMDLLRFTALLTLPAAYLVHALTFGQLVVVSVVVATADIVFTAASGAFLKSLVAKEDLLQANGRFEATAWAATAVGPPAGGLAIGAFGPLTTIVANAVSFLLSALGIRAINGQEPAPGQARKLGAGEIFDGWRHVVRHPVLRPLFVNSALYNGLLMATAPLLAVLMLGDLGFTPWQYGLAFGIPCLGGLVGSRLSRPLVRRFGQDRVLYFSGALRAIWVVGLAFVGPGLPGLLLVIGLEFGIIVCCSIYAPVSATTRLENSAHDNVARVLSAWSVTTKVSIALMTALWGLLASWIGPREAIAVAGVLALATPFTLRRPQRTRVAYGMISPQRTGTTRT, translated from the coding sequence ATGGGTAGGGATTTCGGCTGGCTGTGGGCGGCCTACGCGGCCAGCACGGTCGGCACCTGGTTCGCGTTCGACGCCTTCCCGCTCGTGGCGATCCTGGTGCTGCACAGCACGCCGGCCGAGGTGTCGCTGCTGGCGGCGGCCGGGCTGATCGTCGGCGCGCTGGTCGCGGTGCCGCTGGGGCCGTGGGTCGAGTTCCGGCGCAAGCGGCCGGTGATGGTGGCCATGGACCTGCTGCGGTTCACGGCCCTGTTGACGCTGCCGGCGGCGTATCTGGTGCACGCCTTGACGTTCGGGCAGCTGGTCGTGGTGTCGGTGGTGGTCGCCACGGCCGACATCGTGTTCACGGCGGCCAGCGGGGCGTTCCTGAAGTCGTTGGTGGCCAAGGAAGATCTACTCCAGGCCAACGGCCGCTTCGAGGCGACGGCCTGGGCCGCGACCGCTGTCGGGCCGCCGGCCGGCGGGCTGGCCATCGGCGCGTTCGGGCCGTTGACCACGATCGTGGCCAACGCGGTGAGCTTTCTCTTGTCGGCGTTGGGAATTCGGGCGATCAACGGCCAGGAGCCGGCACCGGGTCAGGCGCGCAAGCTCGGTGCCGGCGAGATCTTCGACGGCTGGCGGCATGTCGTGCGCCACCCGGTGCTGCGGCCGCTGTTCGTGAACTCCGCGCTGTACAACGGTTTGCTCATGGCGACCGCCCCGCTGCTGGCGGTGTTGATGCTCGGCGACCTCGGCTTCACACCGTGGCAATACGGCTTGGCGTTCGGCATTCCGTGCCTGGGTGGCCTGGTCGGCTCACGGCTGTCACGGCCGCTCGTGCGGCGGTTCGGCCAGGACCGTGTGCTGTACTTTTCCGGCGCGCTCAGGGCAATCTGGGTGGTGGGGCTGGCCTTCGTCGGGCCGGGTCTGCCCGGACTGCTGCTGGTGATCGGCCTCGAGTTCGGGATCATCGTGTGTTGCAGCATCTACGCCCCGGTGTCGGCGACCACCCGGCTGGAGAACTCCGCGCACGACAACGTCGCCCGGGTGTTGTCGGCGTGGTCGGTCACGACCAAGGTCAGCATCGCGCTCATGACGGCACTGTGGGGCTTGCTGGCCAGCTGGATCGGGCCGCGCGAGGCGATCGCTGTGGCCGGCGTGCTGGCGCTGGCCACGCCGTTCACGCTGCGGCGGCCTCAGAGGACGCGCGTGGCGTACGGCATGATCTCGCCCCAGCGCACCGGTACCACGCGTACATAG
- a CDS encoding LysR family transcriptional regulator — translation MDLNAVRTFVVSTEEGQLQEAGVELGISQQAVSKRIAALEKELGVRLFTRTARGIQLTADGQAFLPHARALLDAADRAVASIRPGGRPLRVDVLGRRVVTGTLLHEFHRQHPEIELDVVVLAHGEEATAAVLAGTVDAAFRAQLTPPPAGVEMMRVHDEPLDFLVGPRHELAHNAELTLKDLVGHRIWIPGIAPGTEWGAYYGELAAEFGLSIDGDGPNFGSDTMLDLIADTPKLATLWGTGIRNAVRADLRSIPLNDPTPAYPHSLIWRADNRHPALAELRRHLADHWRSSRRENVWTAGSF, via the coding sequence GTGGACCTCAACGCCGTGCGGACCTTCGTGGTGTCGACCGAGGAGGGCCAGCTCCAGGAGGCCGGCGTCGAGCTGGGCATCAGCCAGCAGGCCGTGTCCAAACGCATTGCCGCGCTGGAGAAGGAACTCGGCGTCCGGCTGTTCACCCGCACCGCTCGCGGCATCCAGCTGACCGCCGACGGCCAGGCGTTCCTGCCGCACGCCCGCGCCCTGCTCGACGCCGCCGACCGGGCCGTCGCGTCGATCAGGCCCGGCGGCCGGCCGCTGCGGGTCGACGTGCTCGGCCGCCGGGTGGTCACCGGCACCCTGCTGCACGAATTCCACCGTCAGCACCCGGAAATCGAGCTCGACGTGGTGGTGCTGGCCCATGGCGAGGAGGCCACCGCCGCCGTGCTGGCCGGCACGGTCGACGCGGCGTTCCGCGCCCAGCTCACGCCGCCGCCGGCCGGCGTCGAGATGATGCGGGTGCACGACGAGCCCCTGGATTTTCTGGTCGGCCCCAGGCACGAACTCGCCCACAACGCCGAACTGACGCTGAAAGACCTTGTGGGCCACCGGATCTGGATTCCCGGCATCGCGCCGGGCACGGAATGGGGCGCCTACTACGGGGAGCTGGCCGCCGAATTCGGCCTCTCGATCGACGGCGACGGCCCGAACTTCGGCAGCGACACCATGCTCGACCTGATTGCCGACACGCCGAAGCTGGCAACCCTGTGGGGCACCGGCATTCGCAACGCAGTGCGAGCCGACCTGCGCAGCATCCCGCTCAACGACCCGACGCCGGCCTACCCGCACTCGCTCATCTGGCGCGCCGACAACCGTCATCCGGCGCTGGCCGAGCTCCGCCGGCACCTGGCCGACCACTGGCGGTCCAGTCGCCGGGAGAACGTCTGGACCGCCGGCTCGTTCTAG
- the pntB gene encoding Re/Si-specific NAD(P)(+) transhydrogenase subunit beta, with protein sequence MTVATAAQAAYLVAALLFVLSLAGLSKHETSRNGVLFGITGMALALIATIVLALQGMAVLGIVLLIVAMAAGGGIGLWRARVVEMTGMPELIALLHSFVGLAAVLVGWNGYLDADAGSLPGIHHAEVCIGVFIGAVTFTGSIVAFLKLSARIRSAPMMLPGRHFLNLGALVAFAVLTVFFVITPNVGILAAVTAIALLLGWHLVASIGGGDMPVVVSMLNSYSGWAAAASGFLLDNDLLIVTGALVGSSGAYLSYIMCKAMNRSFISVIAGGFGVEAGTFAAIEQGEHREITPADTAELLREAETVIITPGYGMAVAQAQYPVADLTRKLRERGVDVRFGIHPVAGRLPGHMNVLLAEAKVPYDIVLEMDEINDDFPQTSVVLVIGANDTVNPAADDPGSPIAGMPVLHVWEAQNVIVFKRSMAVGYAGVQNPLFFKDNSKMLFGDAKERVEDIVRAL encoded by the coding sequence ATGACCGTGGCAACGGCGGCGCAGGCCGCATACCTCGTGGCAGCACTGCTCTTCGTGCTCAGCCTGGCCGGTTTGAGCAAGCACGAGACGTCGCGAAACGGCGTGCTGTTCGGCATCACCGGCATGGCGCTGGCCCTGATCGCCACCATTGTGCTGGCGCTCCAGGGAATGGCCGTCCTCGGCATCGTGCTGCTGATCGTGGCGATGGCGGCCGGCGGCGGCATCGGCCTGTGGCGGGCCCGGGTCGTCGAGATGACCGGCATGCCCGAGCTCATCGCACTGCTGCACAGCTTTGTCGGTCTGGCGGCCGTGCTGGTCGGCTGGAACGGTTATCTGGACGCCGATGCCGGCTCGCTGCCGGGCATCCACCACGCCGAGGTGTGCATCGGCGTGTTCATCGGCGCCGTCACGTTCACCGGCTCGATCGTGGCCTTCCTCAAGCTGTCGGCCCGGATCAGGTCGGCCCCGATGATGTTGCCGGGCCGGCATTTCCTCAATCTCGGCGCGCTGGTCGCCTTTGCCGTGCTGACCGTCTTCTTCGTCATCACGCCGAATGTGGGCATTCTGGCCGCCGTCACGGCGATCGCGTTGCTGCTGGGCTGGCACCTGGTGGCGTCCATCGGCGGCGGCGACATGCCGGTCGTGGTGTCCATGCTGAACAGCTATTCCGGTTGGGCCGCCGCGGCTTCGGGCTTCCTGCTCGACAACGACCTGCTGATCGTCACCGGCGCGTTGGTCGGCTCCTCCGGCGCCTACCTGTCGTACATCATGTGCAAGGCGATGAACCGGTCGTTCATCTCGGTCATCGCCGGCGGGTTCGGCGTGGAGGCCGGCACGTTCGCGGCCATCGAGCAGGGCGAGCACCGGGAGATCACCCCGGCCGACACCGCGGAGCTGCTGCGCGAGGCCGAGACCGTGATCATCACGCCCGGCTACGGCATGGCCGTCGCGCAGGCCCAGTACCCCGTCGCCGATCTGACCCGCAAGCTCCGGGAACGCGGCGTGGACGTGCGGTTCGGCATCCACCCGGTGGCCGGACGGCTGCCCGGGCACATGAACGTGCTGCTGGCCGAGGCCAAGGTGCCGTACGACATCGTGCTGGAGATGGACGAGATCAACGACGACTTCCCGCAGACCTCGGTGGTGCTGGTGATCGGGGCCAACGACACCGTCAACCCGGCGGCCGACGATCCCGGCAGCCCCATCGCCGGCATGCCCGTGCTGCACGTGTGGGAGGCGCAGAACGTCATCGTGTTCAAGCGCTCCATGGCCGTCGGCTACGCCGGTGTGCAGAACCCGTTGTTCTTCAAGGACAACAGCAAGATGCTGTTCGGCGACGCCAAGGAACGCGTGGAGGACATCGTCCGCGCGCTCTAG